The Sphingopyxis sp. BE259 nucleotide sequence CGTTTTCGGCATGGCCGCCCTTGACCAGCGTCGGGACGCAGGTGGTGCCGATCTGGCCGACATATTCGGCGTCGGCGCGAATCTTGGTGATCGCGTCGGCATCTTCGGGATCGGCGGCAAAGGCTTTCAGCGCCGCGCCCATATTGCCGCCGACCTGGTCGGCGACGATCGGCATACCGATCTTGGTCAGCTCGTTCTGCTGCGCGGCGAATTTATAGGCGCCGATTTTTTCGAGCGCCGCAGCGAGCTGGACGATTGCGTTGACCGGCGACGGGCGCGAGCTGTGGCCGCCGGGATTGGTGACCTCCAGTGTGAAGTCGGCGTAGGTTTTTTCGCCCGCCTGCAGCCCGTAATATTGCGGCTTGCCATCCTCGCCGATCGTCCCGCCGCCGCCATCGCCGTTGAGCGCAAATTCAGCGCCCTTATACTTTGCGGCAAGGGCGCGCGTCGTCAGCATCTGGGTTTCCTCGTCCCCCGACAGCAGCAGGATGATCGAGCGTTTCGGCTTGAAGCCCTCTTTCTTGAGCTGCGCCATCGCGGCGACCATCATCGATACGTCGAACTTGTTGTCCTCCGACCCGCGGCCGAAAATATAGCCATTCTCCTCAACCGGCACGAAGGGGTCGCGTGTCCAGTCCTTCGCATCGGCCTCGACCACATCCATATGGCCCAGCAGCACGATCGGCTTTTGTTTGCTCGTCCCGGTCAGCGTCGCGGCGAAGGTCGCGGTGTCGCCCATCGGGGTGATTTCGATGTCGCTGTCGGCATAGCCCGCGGCCTTCAGCACCCCGCCATAATAGGCCGCGAGATCAGGCACCTTGCCGCGCCCCTCGACGGTCGGGATCGCGATGCTGTCCTTCAGGATCTGCTTAGCGGCTTCGGCGTCGGCGGGTTTGGCATGGACGGGCGCTGCAGCGAGCATGGCAGCGGCGAGGGCGAGCGGGGCGGTAAGGTTGCGCATGGCAACGGACTATGGCGGGTCAGGGGCAGACGGCAAGCGTCAATCGTCGTCGCTGCAACCGGAAAGGACACGATAGGGCGAACGACAGCTCGCGACCGGTTGCGGATCTTTAATTTCGTCATCCCGGACTTGATCCGGGATCCATGCGCCCTCTCAGCAGCGGGCGGCGCATGCCCTCATGGACCGCGGATCAAATCCGGGGTGACGAGTCCATGAGGGCAGCTTCCCGCCCCAAAGCCGACATTCCCCGCCTATTGCGGATCGAAAGCCATTGACCAAAAGGGCCAGGCTGGCTATGCGCGCACCCTTCGAGCAGGGTCCGGCATTCCGGAACCGGCCATATCGGGACATTGATTCGCACGTTTCGCGCGACTCGGCTGCTCCGGTCATGCTGTGCTCCGACCAACTTAGACCGTTTGAAACACTGAGGAATTTATGGCCAACACGCCCCAGGCAAAAAAGCGCATCCGCCGCAACACCGCGCGCACCGCCGTGAACAAGAATCGCGTCTCGCGCATCCGCACGCTGGTGAAGAAGGTCGAGAACGCGATCGTCGCTGGCGACAAGGACGCTGCGGCGACCGCGCTGAAGGCGGCGCAGCCCGAAATGGCGCGCGGCGTGGCCAAGGGCGTGCTGCACAAGAACACCGTGGCGCGCAAATTCTCGCGCCTGACAAAGAGCGTCAACGCGATCGGCTGATAGCCCTGGCGCTCTGTCCCGAAAGGGAACAAAATCGACCCGTCGGCGCGTTGCCTGCGGGTCTTTTTTTGTGCCGGTGATTGTGACCGGCTGATGGCAAATGTGTTGCAGCGCGGTAAGTGACGGATTTACGGCGATTCGTTGAAATGGTGCTGGTCAGCATCTCTTAATACACTGAAAAATTTAGTAAAAATATGATGCTGACGCGATTCCGGCACCCCGGTCGAGTCAAGATTTTTATTTCAGTATTTTTACATCGGCGCCCCTTGCTCGACTCGGTTTGGCCTGACTAGACAGGATTGTCGTCGGCCTTCGCCGGTGGCCGCCACATCGACATGATTCGCACTTCTTCGGGCTTTCGGTCCTGAGCAGGATGTTTGCGCCTCGGCGCAGGCGACGATTCGGCGTGTAGGGCGGCGCCGAGAAGGTTTTGATGGCAGGGGGATCAGCGGGGGCGGAGCGGGCGTGACGGACAGCGGGAATTGGGATGGCTATGACGCAAAGGACAGGGCGGTGAGCGGCGATGCTGCGGCGCTCTGGCCGCGCGTTGCCGAAGGCTTGCGCCGCGATCTGGGCGTGCGCACCTTCGACCATTGGCTGAAACCCGTGCGCTTTGGCGATTATTGCGCGCTGTCGGGGGTGGTGACGCTCGAAACCGTCAGTCGCTTCTCGGCCAACTGGATCAACGAACGCTTTGGCGACCGGCTCGAACTGGCGTGGCGTCAGCACCTGCCCACCGTGCGCGGCGTGACCGTCCGCGGTGGCGCCGGGGCGACCGAGCGCGCCGCGATTTTGGCGAGCCCGCCGCTGCCGACCTTCGACACTCCGGTCCCGGCAACGATCACCGTGCCGTCGCCCTTTGATCCGCGGCTGTCGTTCGACCGCTTCGTTGTTGCGCGCAGCAACATCCTCGCCGCCAATGCCGCGCGCCGTATGGCGATGGTCGAGGCGCCGCAATTCAACCCGCTCTATCTCTGCTCGGGCACCGGCCAAGGCAAGACCCACCTGCTTCAGGCGATCGCGCAGGATTATGCCGCGGCGCATCCGACCGCGACGATCATCCTGATGTCGGCCGAAAAATTCATGCTCGAATTCGTCGGCGCGATGCGCGGCGGCGACATGATGGCGTTCAAGGCGCGGCTGCGCGCCGCCGACCTGCTGCTGCTCGACGATCTGCAATTCGTCATCGGCAAAAATTCGACGCAGGAAGAACTGCTTCACACGATCGACGACCTGATGACCGCGGGCAAGCGGCTGGTGGTTACCGCCGACCGCCCGCCGGCGATGCTCGACGGGGTCGAGGCGCGGCTGCTGTCGCGGCTGTCGGGCGGGCTGGTCGCCGACATCGAGGCACCCGAGGACGATCTGCGCGAACGGATCATTCGCCAGCGGCTGGCGCTGATGCCGATGGTCGAGGTGCCCGACGATGTCGTCGCCTATCTGGTCAAACATTTCACCCGCAACATCCGCGAGCTCGAAGGCGCGCTGAACAAGCTGCTCGCTTATGCTGCGCTGACCGGGACGACGGTCGACCTCCGGCTTGCCGAAGACCGGCTTGCCGAAAACGTCCGCACGGCGCGGCCGCGAATCACGATTGACGAGATTCAGCGCGCGGTGTGCGCGCACTACCGGCTCGACAAGAGCGAGATGGCGTCGAAGCGCCGCGTCCGCGCCATCGCCCGCCCGCGTCAGGTCGCGATGTATCTGGCGAAGGAACTGACCCCGCGCTCCTATCCCGAAATCGGGCGCCGTTTCGGCGGGCGCGACCATAGTACGGTGATCCACGCGGTGCGCACAGTCGAGGCGCTGCGCATCGCCGACAGTGAACTCGACGCCGAAATCGCTGCGATCCGGCGCAGTTTGAACAGCTGATCCACGGGGTTATGCCGGGGTTATCCCCGGAATTGTCCACAGGGCGTTAGAGTGTCGGCATTGGGGTGGGGAGCGAACATACCCCACCCTCGTCACCCCGGACTTGATCCGGGGTCCATGACCCTTGCGCCGCCGTAATCTTAAGAGGGCAGATGGATCCCGGATCAAGTCCGGGATGACGATATTAAAGGCCCGCTTCCGGTCGAAAGCCGACATCGCGGTGGTGACACAAAAAGGCCCGCCGTCCGGATTGGAAAGCGGGCCTTTTTTCTTACCTGAGAGGCGGACTAGCCCTTTTCGGGCGGTGCCACCGTAATCCGCACCCGTTCGCCCGAATTGCCGGGGAAGCCGGTGAACATCGCCTCGACCAGATTGGGGACGATCGTTTGCAGATTATTGTCGCGCGACTGCGCTTCGGCCTGGCCTTCGAACAGCCGCGATCCGTCGGCGGCGCGGTTGATCTGCAGGTTCAGCCCGCTGGTATAGACGGTGTAGCTGCTGACGTCGGTGCCGCCCCAGCCGGGGCCGAAACCGCCCCACAGGAACGGGTCGCGATAGCCATAGACATAACGGCGCCCACCGCGTCCGGTGACGATTACCGGGCGATAGAAGCCGCGGCCATAACCGCCATAGCCGCCGTACCAGGGATCGCCAAAGCTGGGGCTCGACACGACACGCTCGCGCCCCTTGTCGACGCCATAATCCAGCCGCACGATCAGATCGGCGCGTTCGCCATTTGCCGCCGGGCGATAGCCGTAGCGACTGAGCTCGCCCGCCACCAGATTGGCATATTGGCCGAATTCGATGCCGCCCGCGAGCGCCGGGTTGCCGGCCTCGACGACGAAGCTCTGGCCCTGCGGCGCGGGCAGCTGGGTCTGGAAACGCGCGACATCGGCCTTGAACGGGGTCGCGCAGCCGGCGAGCGCCAGCGCGGCGCCGGTCATTACGGCGAGTCCCAAACGGCGAAGGCCGCGGTGCCGAAGGTTCATCTTGCTCATCGTCTTGGCTCCGTGATTCGGGGGCGCACATCCTTGGCGCTTTATACCATGACTGCGCCGACGCGACTTAACCTTGGTTGAACCCGGCTCGTCGCACCTTGGTTCCATGCAGCATATCGGATGCCGCCGCCAATAAACAAGCCCGGTCAGGCGATTAGCGGCAAAGCCCCAGCGCAGCATAGGCCGAGTCGATCGTTGGCCGCGCCAGCGCTGCGGCGCGCGCCGCGCCATTCTCCAACGCCGCGTCTATCGCCGCGGGGTCGGCCTTGAGCTGGTTCAGCCGGGTGGCGATCGGGCGCAGCGTTTCGACCAGCAGCTCGCCGAGCGCGGGTTTGAACGCCCCAAACCCCTGTCCGGCGAAGCGCGCAAGCACCTGGTCGACGCTCTCATCGGCCATTGCGGCATAGATCGACACCAGATTTTTCGCTTCGGCACGGCCCTCCAGCCCGGCAATCTCGGACGGCAGCGGTTCGGCGTCGGTCTTTGCCTTACGGATTTTCGCCATGATCGTGTCGGCATCGTCGACCAGATTGATGCGGCTGGCATCGCTCGGGTCCGATTTCGACATTTTGGCGCTGCCATCGCGCAGGCTCATGATCCGCGCCGCGGTGGGAGGGATCGTCGGTTCGGGCAGGGTGAAGGTGTCGGTGCCGGTATCGAGGTTGAATTTGGTCGCAATGTCGCGCGCCAGTTCCAGATGCTGTTTCTGATCGTCGCCGACCGGTACATGCGTCGTCTGGTACAGCAGCACGTCGGCCGCCTGCAGCACCGGATAGGCATAAAGCCCGACGCTCGCGCCCTCGCGGTTCTTGCCCGACTTTTCCTTGAATTGCGTCATCCGGTTCAGCCAGCCGATCCGCGCGGTGCAAAACAAGAGCCAGCCGAGTTCGGCATGGGCGGGCACGCGCGCTTGATTGAACAGGATCGCTTTTGCGGGATCGATTCCCGCGGCCATCAGCGCCGCCGCCATCTCGCGCGTGTTCGCGGTAAGCTCGGCGGGGTCGTTGTGAACAGTGATCGCGTGCAGGTCGGCGAGGAAATAGAGCTTCTCGCCCGGCATCTCGTCCTGCATCCGCACCCAGTTGCGGATCGCACCCAGATAATTGCCCAGATGCAAGTTTCCGGTGGGCTGGATGCCCGATAGCGTCCGCATGTCGATCGTCCCGTCTGAAATTTAGAGTTTGCGTCGGCGCAGCTGGCCGATGGTGTCGCGATTGACCACGCCGAACAGGAAGGCGCAACCAAAGAATATGAGCGCGCCCAGCCCGACGATCGCGCCCAGCGCAGCGATCCGTTCGAACACCCCGCCGACAAAGGCGTCGCCGGCCAGCGGGATCGCGAAACGCAGCGCCGCCGCCATTGCCGCTGCGGCCAGGATGATGCGCGCGATCCGGCCCGCGACCGGGCCGGTCAGGCGGAACAGGCCGCTGCGATGCAGGATGGCGTAAAGCATCGCGACATTGCACCATGCTGCGATCGATCCCGCCAGCGCCAGCCCGACGATCCCCAGCGACGGGATCAGCGCGAAATTGAGGCCGATGTTGATCACCAGCGAGATCGCCGCGGTCCACACGGGGGTGCGGGTATCCTTGCGGGCAAAGAAATTGGGCACCAGCACCTTGACCAGGACATAGGCCGGCAGGCCGACGACCAGCCCGCCGACCACGGCGCCGGTCGCCAGGCCGTCGGCCAGGCTATATTGGCCGCCGACATAGAAAGCGCTGGTGATCGCGGGGCCGGCGATGAACAGCGCGACGGCCGCCGGGACGGTCAGCAGCATCGCCAGTTCGACCGCGTTGCTTTGCAGGCGAAAGGCGCCGTCGCGGTCGTCCTGCGCCACGAATCGGGACAGCGCGGGCAGGATCGCGGTGCCGAGCGCGATACCGATAATACCCAGCGGCAGCTGGTTGAGGCGGTCGGCCATCGCCAGATAGGTGATGCTCTTGTCGGGCAGCATCGCGATGAAGAACAGATCGACGAAGCGGCTGATCTGATAGACCCCGGCGCCGAACACCGCGGGCAGGATCAGCACCCCCATTTCGCGCACCCCGGGGGTCAGCCGCGGGCGGTGCAGCGCGGGCTGAAAGCCCGAGCGCCGGACCCAAAAATAGAGCCAGACGAGCTGGAACAATCCGGCGATCGAGACCGAGATGGCAAGATACAGCCCGGTCCGTTCCTTTGCGTCCTCGCCGCCGTCGCCGGTTACCATGCCGATTAGCAGCGCGGCGACCAGGCAGATGTTGAGCAGGATTGGCGCCGCCGCCGCGGCGGCAAAGCGCGACAGGCTGTTGAGAATCGCCGCGAACAGCGTCGCGATGCTCATGAAGGCCAGATAGGGAAAGGCGATCCGCGCCATCGCGACCGCAAGGTCGAATTTCGTGCCATCCGCCCGCAACGCCTCGCTGGCGAACAGATGCATGATCCACGGCATGACGACCAGCAACAGGCCCGAAAAGATGATCAGGATCGGGATCAGCACCGCGAGTACCGCGTCGGCAAAGGTGCGCGCTTCGCTATGGTCGCCGTCCTTCGTCATCCGCTGGTTGAACAGCGGGACGAACGCGGCGGCAAAGGCGCCCTCGGCGAACAGGCGGCGAAAGATATTGGGGAGCTGGAACGCAAGCTGCCATGCATCGGCGATGCCGCCCGCGCCGAGGATACGGCTGAGCAGCATGTCGCGCGCGAATCCGAAAATGCGGCTGACCATCGTCAACCCGCCGATCGTCCCGACGCTCTTGACCAGGCTGCTCACCTCGTCAGCCCGCCCCGTCGATGGCGATTATGCCTGACCAACCGGCGCGACGTCGCCCGCCTGCTCGGCCTCGACTTGCTGGACCTGCTGCATGAACAGGCCGTGGAAATCGATCGGCTCCAGCAACAGCGGCGCGAAACCGCCATCGCGCACGGCATCGGCGACGACGCGGCGGGCAAAGGGGAACAGGATGCGCGGCGCTTCGGCCAGAAAAAACGGCTGCAACTGGTCCTCTGGGACGTTGCGAACGCCGAACAGGCCGGCATATTTCAGGTCGATCACGAACATGGTGCCCGCGTCAGCCTTTGACGTGACGTCGATCTTCAGCGTCACTTCGAACAGGCCGTCACCGACGCCGTCGGCGGCAATGTTGAACTGGACGTCGATCTGCGGCGCTTCCTGCCACTGATACACGGCGGGCGCGTTCGGGTTTTCGAACGACAGGTCTTTGACATACTGCGAAATCAGGCCGATCGCCGGGCTGGTGTCTTCACCATTGGGCTGCAGGGCGGGGTTGTTGATGTCGGCGCTGGTCTCGTCAGCCATGATGATATGCTTTCGCTCGATAGGATGAAACTGGGTCCCCGCCGCGGGCCGTGTCGGGATCGCGGCAGACGGTTGCGGCGGCGCTTAGCAGCGCCTGTCACCCAGCACAATGGGCGCGCGGCAGCGGTTCGGGCGGGGTGAATCGTTGACCTGCTGCGTTGCCGGGGCCATGGTGGTTTGAAACTTGGCCGTGCATCGCTTATGTATGGGCCGATATGTTTCCATTGCCCGCATTGGACTTTTGCCCGTGACTGCTTTTTCGATCGTCTTGCTCGCCATGATTGCCGCCTTCCTCGGCATGCGGCTCTATTCGGTGCTCGGCAAGCGCACCGGGCACGAGCAGGAACCCGTGCTGCCGCGCCGTGATGATCGGGCGGCGCCCGCGCCGGTGCGCCTGGACGATGGCGAAGCGCCCGCGCCGAGTGTCGGCGGCGCCGACACGTCGGGCCTCGTCTACGAACCTGCCGCCGAAATCGGATTGCGCCAGCTGCTCGCGAGCGACCGCAGTTTTGATGCCGGTCGCTTCATGGAGGGCGCCGAGGCCGCGTATCGAATGATTTCGGAGGCCTATTGGAGCGGCGATCGCGAGACGCTGCGCGACCTGTGTGACGACGATAGCTATGAAGCGTTCGTCGAAGCGATCGAAGCGCGCGACGCGCGCGGTGAAAAGCTCGACAACCGGCTGGTCGGCATCGATTCGGCGAAGATCACCGCGGTCGAAATGGATCGCAACGAAGCGCGCATCACCGTGCGCTATCAGGCGGACATCAGCGCCGTCACCCGCGACGCCGATGGCAAGATGATCGCCGGATCGATGAGCGATGCGTCGCGGACCGACGATCTGTGGACCTTCCGCCGCGGCATCGGCAGCAGCGATCCCAACTGGCTGCTCGACGAAATCGAAGCAGCCTGACTGCGGTGCTGACGATATTGTCGTCCGGGGCGCGCCGGACGCGCGCTTTCGGATTCATCTTGATCGCCGCGCTGCCGCTTTTGGCGGGGTGCGCGTCGGTGATCCCCGACACGGGCAGCCGCCCGGCGCCCGCCACGTCGGCGCCGGCACCAACTCCGACCCGTCCCGGCGCGACGCCGCGCCCCTATCAGCCGCGTCCGTCCGAAACCGGCGGGGTGGCCGCCCGCCCGATCCCGGCGACGCCGCGCGCTGCGTTGCCCACCGCCGCCGTCCCGGCGGACGCAACGACCGCGGCGACCAGCGGCGTCATCGCCGGTCCCGACTTCGCCAGCCTTGGCGTCACCGCCCAACAGGCGGTGACGGCCCTCGCGGCATTCCGCATCAGTTGCCCATCGGTCCAACGCCGCGCCGACGTTAGCGGGCTGACGCAGGGCGCCGACTGGACAGAAAGCTGCAACGCGGCGAAAAACTGGTCCGACGGTGACGCATCGGCTTTCTTCGCGCGCTATTTCGGCACGGTTCAGGTCGGCGCCGGAACCGCATTCGTCACCGGCTATTATGAACCCGAAATCGCCGGATCGCGCACCAAACGAGCGGGTTACGATGTCCCCATCTATCGTCGGCCCGCCGACTTGGTCGATGTCGATCTTGGTCAATTCTCCGACGAGCTGAAGGGCAAGACGATCCGCGGCCGCGTCGAGGGCAGCAAGCTGGGGCAATATTACGACCGCGCCGCGATCGAGAGCGGCGCGCTGGAAGGACGCGGGCTTGAAATCGCTTATGCCGCCGACGCCGCCGAATTCTTTTTCCTGCAAGTTCAGGGGTCTGGCCGCCTGCGCCTGCCCGACGGCGGCATCATGCGCATCGGTTATGACACGCAGAACGGCCGCGGCTATGTCGGGATCGGCAAGCTGCTGCTCGACCGCGGCGAATTGCAGCGCGGGCAGGCGTCGATGCAGGGCATCCTCGATTATCTGCGCGCCGATCCGGTGCGCGGCGCCGCGGTGATGAACGAAAATCCTAGCTGGGTGTTTTTCCGCGAGCTGACCGGTCCCGGCCCGCTTGGCGCGATGGGGCTGCCGGTGACGGGTCGCGCGAGTGTCGCCGCAGATCCCAAATATGTGCCGCTCGGCGCCCCCGTTTTCCTCTCGCTCGACCGCGCCGAACCCAATGGGTTGTGGATCGCGCAGGACACCGGCGGCGCGATCAAGGGCGCCAACCGCTTCGACAGTTTCTGGGGCGCAGGCGAGGATGCGCGCGCGATTGCCGGCGGTATGGCGGCGCGCGGTTCGGCGCTGTTGCTGCTGCCGCGCGCCAGCATCGCGCGGCTGATCCCGGCGCGCTGACGCCGCGATGGCGCGGCGGCTCGATCCCGACGAAAACGCGCTGTGGAAAAAGGTCGCGGCAACGGTGAAGCCGCTGGCCAAGGCGAAAGCGCCGCTTGCTCCAGTGGCCCCGCCGACGATCCGCCCGCCGCAGTCCACCCTGCGTAACACCGCCATCCCCGCGGCGCCCGCCCGCCCCGCAGCCAAGCTCCCGCAGCCGCGCCGCACTCACAGCGCCGCGACGCTCGACGGTCATTGGGATCGGCGGCTGCGGAAAGGGCTGGTCCGCCCCGACCTTAGCATCGACCTCCACGGGCATACGCTCGTCTCGGCGCAGGCGCTGCTCGACGACGCCATCGCCCGCGCCGTGATCCGCAGCGCGCGCGTGCTGCTCGTGGTCGCGGGGCGCCTTCGCCCGGGCGCTGACCGATTACCGCAAATGCACGGCGATCCGCGGCCGCGCGGCGCGATCCGCGCCTCGCTCCCCGACTGGCTCGCCCATTCGCCCCACGCAGACCAGATCGTCGCGCTGCGCCCGGCGCATGTCAGCCATGGCGGGGCAGGCGCCGTCTATGTGATTTTGCGACGCGCAAGAGACGATTAAAGGAAAGCCCGCATCAACACGCCTCTGTAAATCGCCGTCAGCTTGTGCAGATCGTCCACCGCCACCGCTTCGTCCAGCTTGTGCATCGTCGCGTTGGTCAGCCCGAATTCGACCACCGGGCACAGCGCGTGGAGGAAGCGCGCGTCCGACGTGCCGCCCGTCGTCGACATCTCCGCCACCACATCGGTCTCGGCATGGATCGCCTCGGCGACCAGCCCCGACAGTTCGCCAGGCGGGGTCAGGAACGCTTCGCCCGAAATCTTGCCCAGCACTTTGGCGGCGGGTTCGACGTCGTGCGCGACGCGTTCGATCATCGCGACCAGATCGGCACCCTTGTGCTGGTCATTGAAACGGATCGACAGCCGCGCGCGTGCCGATGCCGGGATGACGTTGGTCGCGCCATTGCCGACCTCGATGTCGGTAAATTCGATGTTCGACGGCTGAAACCAGTCGTTGCCGTCGTCCAGCGCCACCGCATCGATCGCCGCCATGATCCGCACCAGCTTGGGGATCGGATTGTCGGCGAGGTGCGGATAGGCGACATGCCCCTGCGTCCCCGGCACGTCGATCCAGATATTGACCGACCCGCGCCGGCCGATCTTCACCATATCGCCCAGCTTGTTGACGGACGTCGGCTCGCCGACGACGATCATGTCGGGGACGATGCCGCGCCCCGCCATATGCTCCATCAGCGCGCGGGTGCCGAAAATCGCCGGGCCTTCCTCGTCGCCGGTGATGATCAGGCTGATCGTCCCGGCATCGACCGGGGTCGCGGCGGCGGCGGCGACAAAGGCCGCGATCGATCCCTTCATGTCGACCGCGCCGCGGCCATAGAGCAGGTCGCCGCGAACTTCGGGGGCAAAGGCGTCCCCCGTCCAGCCAACCCCCGGCGGCACGACGTCGAGATGCCCGGCAAAGCCGAAATGCACGGGGCCGCTCCCCTGCCGCACCGCGAGCAGATTTTCGACCGGCCCGTCGGGTTCGATCCCGTCGATGAACCGCTCGACGGTAAAGCCCAGCGGCACCAGCGCCGCTTCCAGCACATCGAACACCGCACCGGTGGCGGGCGTGACGGAGGGCGCGGCGATCAGCGCTTGGGCCAGTTCGACGGGGTCAATGCTGTGGGTCATCCCGTCCTCTTACCCGTTCGTGTCGAGCGAAGTCGAGACACGTTGGCGTCCACGCATCTCGACTTCGCTCGATGCGAACGGCAAGAAGGTGGCGGAGGACTGCCATGCCCAAACTCGACCTCGCCGCGATTCCGCAAACCAACACCACCGGTTATCCCGCACCTTACGACGCTCCGGTCCAGGGCCGCTGGTATCGCCGGCTGGCCCCCGCGACCGGGCTCAGTGATTTCGCCGCCAGCCATGTCGTGCTGAAACCCGGCGCCTGGTCGTCGCAGCGCCACTGGCACGACGGCGAGGACGAGATGCTGGTGATGATTTCGGGCGAGGCGGTGCTGATCGAGGATGACGGCCGACACGCCATGCGGCCCGGCGACATCGCGGTGTGGCCGAAGGGCAGCACCAACGGGCATCATCTGGTCAACGAATCGGACGCCGACTGCGTGTTCGTCGCGCTGGGCGGCGGCAAGAAATATGACACCGGGGGCGGTTATTCGGACATCGACATGTTGTTTGGTCCGGACGGGTATTTCCGCAAGGACGGTACGCCGTATCCGACGAAGCGGATTCCGTGAGCGCCCAAGTTCGGTTTTGGGGTGGTGAGCGGTCATTGGCTTAACCTCCCCTCCCGCAAGCGGGAGGGGCAGCGAGACTTACGAACTTGTTCGTTAGTCGCAGCGGGGTGGGCCTTTGCAACGTCGCTGCCCACCCCCGACCCCTCCCGTCTGCGGGAGGGGAGACCATGTCCACAATCGGTTGAAGGCCGCCCTTTAAGAATTTCGCGCAGAGGCCGCAGAGAACGCGGAGATGTTGACGTTTTCTCTCTGCGTTCTCTGCGGCCTCTGCCCGAATCTCCGAACAGACTGACAACCACAACCGATCGCTAACCGACGCGCCCTACCCCTGCTCCGGCCCCTCGAACTTCTCGATCACCCAATCTTCGGCCTGTGCGCCGCCGATCCATTCCTGCATGCACGGATGGCTGATCACCGCCTGCATATAGGCAAGGGCAAAGGGTGGCAGCGGGATTGAATAAGTGATGAAGCGCGAGACGACCGGGGCGAACATGATATCGGCGGCGGACCAGTCGCCGAACAGATAATCGCCTTCGCTGCCGAACCGCGCCCGCGCTTCGGCCCAGATTTGCAGGATGCGGACGACATCGGCCTGCACCTCGGGAAGCAGCGGCGCGGCGGGGTAGATGCGGCGGATGTTCATGCTGTGATTACGCCGCAGCGCCGCAAAGCCCGAATGCATTTCGGCCGCCATTGACCGCGCCATGGCGCGTGCCGCCATTTCGTCGGGCCAGTATCCGCGCTTCCCGCCGGTCTTTTCGTTGAGGTAATCGACGATCGCCAGGCTGTCCCAGACGACGATGTCGTCGCCGTCCCACAGGATCGGCACCTTGCCGCCCGAGGGCGCGAACTCGTCGCCTTCGCGGCGCTGGTTCCAGGCCTCGTCATACAGCGGAACGGTGATTTCCTCGAACGACAGGCCGCTATGCTTGGCGGCGAGCCAGCCGCGCAGGCTCCA carries:
- the murJ gene encoding murein biosynthesis integral membrane protein MurJ — its product is MSSLVKSVGTIGGLTMVSRIFGFARDMLLSRILGAGGIADAWQLAFQLPNIFRRLFAEGAFAAAFVPLFNQRMTKDGDHSEARTFADAVLAVLIPILIIFSGLLLVVMPWIMHLFASEALRADGTKFDLAVAMARIAFPYLAFMSIATLFAAILNSLSRFAAAAAAPILLNICLVAALLIGMVTGDGGEDAKERTGLYLAISVSIAGLFQLVWLYFWVRRSGFQPALHRPRLTPGVREMGVLILPAVFGAGVYQISRFVDLFFIAMLPDKSITYLAMADRLNQLPLGIIGIALGTAILPALSRFVAQDDRDGAFRLQSNAVELAMLLTVPAAVALFIAGPAITSAFYVGGQYSLADGLATGAVVGGLVVGLPAYVLVKVLVPNFFARKDTRTPVWTAAISLVINIGLNFALIPSLGIVGLALAGSIAAWCNVAMLYAILHRSGLFRLTGPVAGRIARIILAAAAMAAALRFAIPLAGDAFVGGVFERIAALGAIVGLGALIFFGCAFLFGVVNRDTIGQLRRRKL
- a CDS encoding M20/M25/M40 family metallo-hydrolase; the encoded protein is MRNLTAPLALAAAMLAAAPVHAKPADAEAAKQILKDSIAIPTVEGRGKVPDLAAYYGGVLKAAGYADSDIEITPMGDTATFAATLTGTSKQKPIVLLGHMDVVEADAKDWTRDPFVPVEENGYIFGRGSEDNKFDVSMMVAAMAQLKKEGFKPKRSIILLLSGDEETQMLTTRALAAKYKGAEFALNGDGGGGTIGEDGKPQYYGLQAGEKTYADFTLEVTNPGGHSSRPSPVNAIVQLAAALEKIGAYKFAAQQNELTKIGMPIVADQVGGNMGAALKAFAADPEDADAITKIRADAEYVGQIGTTCVPTLVKGGHAENALPQRATANINCRIFPGVPVESVRAELERVIADPGIKVNTDPDASASDASPLRPDVMAAVTKAVHARAPGLPIIPSMSAGATDSYHFRIQGVPSYGVAGLFSKASDSFAHGLNERVPVDAIAPALAHWDSLLRDLSK
- the trpS gene encoding tryptophan--tRNA ligase is translated as MRTLSGIQPTGNLHLGNYLGAIRNWVRMQDEMPGEKLYFLADLHAITVHNDPAELTANTREMAAALMAAGIDPAKAILFNQARVPAHAELGWLLFCTARIGWLNRMTQFKEKSGKNREGASVGLYAYPVLQAADVLLYQTTHVPVGDDQKQHLELARDIATKFNLDTGTDTFTLPEPTIPPTAARIMSLRDGSAKMSKSDPSDASRINLVDDADTIMAKIRKAKTDAEPLPSEIAGLEGRAEAKNLVSIYAAMADESVDQVLARFAGQGFGAFKPALGELLVETLRPIATRLNQLKADPAAIDAALENGAARAAALARPTIDSAYAALGLCR
- the secB gene encoding protein-export chaperone SecB, whose amino-acid sequence is MADETSADINNPALQPNGEDTSPAIGLISQYVKDLSFENPNAPAVYQWQEAPQIDVQFNIAADGVGDGLFEVTLKIDVTSKADAGTMFVIDLKYAGLFGVRNVPEDQLQPFFLAEAPRILFPFARRVVADAVRDGGFAPLLLEPIDFHGLFMQQVQQVEAEQAGDVAPVGQA
- the rpsT gene encoding 30S ribosomal protein S20 — encoded protein: MANTPQAKKRIRRNTARTAVNKNRVSRIRTLVKKVENAIVAGDKDAAATALKAAQPEMARGVAKGVLHKNTVARKFSRLTKSVNAIG
- a CDS encoding DUF4136 domain-containing protein, with product MSKMNLRHRGLRRLGLAVMTGAALALAGCATPFKADVARFQTQLPAPQGQSFVVEAGNPALAGGIEFGQYANLVAGELSRYGYRPAANGERADLIVRLDYGVDKGRERVVSSPSFGDPWYGGYGGYGRGFYRPVIVTGRGGRRYVYGYRDPFLWGGFGPGWGGTDVSSYTVYTSGLNLQINRAADGSRLFEGQAEAQSRDNNLQTIVPNLVEAMFTGFPGNSGERVRITVAPPEKG
- the dnaA gene encoding chromosomal replication initiator protein DnaA, producing MSGDAAALWPRVAEGLRRDLGVRTFDHWLKPVRFGDYCALSGVVTLETVSRFSANWINERFGDRLELAWRQHLPTVRGVTVRGGAGATERAAILASPPLPTFDTPVPATITVPSPFDPRLSFDRFVVARSNILAANAARRMAMVEAPQFNPLYLCSGTGQGKTHLLQAIAQDYAAAHPTATIILMSAEKFMLEFVGAMRGGDMMAFKARLRAADLLLLDDLQFVIGKNSTQEELLHTIDDLMTAGKRLVVTADRPPAMLDGVEARLLSRLSGGLVADIEAPEDDLRERIIRQRLALMPMVEVPDDVVAYLVKHFTRNIRELEGALNKLLAYAALTGTTVDLRLAEDRLAENVRTARPRITIDEIQRAVCAHYRLDKSEMASKRRVRAIARPRQVAMYLAKELTPRSYPEIGRRFGGRDHSTVIHAVRTVEALRIADSELDAEIAAIRRSLNS